One part of the Dyadobacter sp. 676 genome encodes these proteins:
- a CDS encoding ROK family protein, which translates to MMKLWGIDLGGTKIECAVLDPERNLEVVVRMRVPTESAKGYDHILSQIKKLIDMVADQVGERPRKIGFATPGVLEPDSQLMKNSNTTCLNGMPLKADLEKILGVPCQLANDANCFALAEALMGAGKDYHGAEVVFGVIMGTGVGGGLVVNNKIIGGHHGIGGEWGHNILEEGGEPCYCGKAGCVEQVISGPALERYYEKLSGEKTPLKAVLERYHGGNDEHARATIERLLEYYGRAISTLINVIDPNLIVIGGGVGNIDLLYTAGYERIRKYIFNKGIVTTPIVKPRLGDSAGVFGAALL; encoded by the coding sequence ATAATGAAACTCTGGGGAATCGATTTGGGAGGGACCAAAATAGAATGCGCGGTGCTGGATCCCGAAAGGAATCTGGAAGTAGTGGTACGAATGCGCGTACCGACGGAATCCGCGAAGGGCTACGACCATATTCTGTCGCAGATCAAAAAACTGATCGATATGGTCGCCGACCAGGTAGGTGAGCGGCCGCGCAAGATTGGCTTTGCAACACCTGGCGTGCTCGAACCGGACTCGCAGCTGATGAAGAATTCCAATACAACCTGCCTCAACGGTATGCCGCTGAAGGCCGATCTGGAAAAGATCCTCGGCGTTCCCTGCCAGCTCGCGAATGACGCGAACTGTTTCGCGCTTGCCGAAGCACTGATGGGTGCAGGTAAGGATTACCACGGGGCGGAAGTTGTTTTCGGGGTGATTATGGGCACGGGTGTCGGCGGCGGGCTTGTAGTGAACAACAAGATCATCGGCGGACACCATGGTATCGGCGGCGAATGGGGACATAATATCCTCGAAGAAGGCGGCGAGCCCTGCTATTGCGGAAAAGCCGGCTGCGTGGAGCAGGTGATCTCAGGCCCGGCGCTGGAACGTTATTATGAAAAACTAAGTGGAGAGAAAACTCCCCTGAAAGCGGTGCTTGAAAGATATCACGGGGGCAACGACGAACATGCCCGGGCTACCATCGAACGCCTGCTGGAATATTATGGCCGTGCGATTTCCACGCTGATCAACGTCATCGATCCGAACCTGATCGTAATAGGTGGTGGCGTTGGTAATATCGACCTGCTTTATACGGCCGGTTACGAGCGTATCCGCAAGTATATTTTCAACAAAGGAATTGTCACGACGCCTATCGTCAAACCCAGGCTCGGCGACAGCGCCGGGGTTTTCGGCGCGGCGCTGTTGTAG
- a CDS encoding ABC transporter ATP-binding protein, whose protein sequence is MNTILDLHDVSKIYKSGDRTLKVLDNISFSIETGSTVSIVGPSGSGKTTLLGLCAGLDRSTSGSVELHGTRLNGLNEDQLAAVRNQFVGFIFQNFQLLPTLTALENVMVPMELRGERNVKPRALDLLDKVGLAERSHHYPTQLSGGEQQRVSLARAFSNQPQILFADEPTGNLDAETSEKVVKLLFDLNREAGTTLVVVTHDLDLAAKTQRIIRIKGGKIAAAS, encoded by the coding sequence ATGAATACCATACTCGATCTGCACGACGTCAGTAAAATATACAAAAGCGGCGACCGCACCCTTAAAGTCCTCGATAATATCAGCTTTTCCATCGAAACCGGCTCCACGGTCTCGATAGTCGGCCCGTCGGGCAGCGGCAAAACGACGCTCCTTGGCCTCTGCGCCGGACTCGACCGCTCTACGTCCGGCAGCGTGGAATTGCATGGGACGCGCTTGAACGGCCTCAACGAAGACCAGCTTGCGGCGGTCCGCAACCAGTTTGTGGGGTTCATCTTTCAAAACTTCCAGCTTCTTCCGACACTTACCGCATTGGAAAACGTAATGGTCCCGATGGAGCTTCGCGGTGAGAGAAATGTAAAACCCCGCGCCCTCGACCTGCTCGACAAGGTGGGCCTCGCCGAACGCAGCCACCATTACCCTACCCAGCTCAGCGGCGGCGAACAGCAGCGCGTTTCGCTGGCGCGCGCGTTTTCGAACCAGCCGCAAATCCTTTTTGCAGACGAACCGACCGGTAATCTCGACGCCGAAACGAGCGAAAAAGTAGTGAAACTGCTCTTCGATCTCAACCGTGAGGCCGGCACCACCCTGGTGGTCGTTACTCACGACCTCGACCTAGCTGCCAAAACCCAGCGGATCATCCGTATCAAAGGCGGCAAAATTGCGGCGGCAAGCTAA
- a CDS encoding T9SS type A sorting domain-containing protein, with translation MQLILLKRLVLLLLLALTGISGRSSAQTYVGSVEFTSQSALNAWDPQWKSVTGNIYITSLASDVVTSLAPLQNLTTVGGAVIIAENHSLTSLDGLNGLQSAGMLEISFNGSLSNLAGLGALATVSGPVSIVGNASLTTLTALSPALNIGGDLTIRNNPVLAICSATAICNYQRNHSSSTYLNVSGNAGLCSDEAALYEACNGPLPVMLTEFDAMGEGPAVRLRWATATETNASHFDIERSRDGRTWHKAGAVKARGESGNREEYTFTDAVPFTGESLYRLRMNDRDETFSYSRMRSVYVPETKAPVYPNPFSALLSFSVNHAGAFGIAELIDARGNVVYQTAGILPASIPTAQWQPGTYWLKLVDKDGLATQFRIVKTN, from the coding sequence ATGCAGCTGATTTTACTCAAACGCCTTGTCCTCCTACTACTCCTTGCCCTGACTGGCATATCCGGCCGCTCTTCTGCGCAGACTTATGTCGGAAGCGTCGAATTCACCAGCCAGAGCGCGCTGAACGCCTGGGACCCGCAATGGAAGTCCGTTACGGGCAATATCTACATCACCAGTCTTGCGAGCGACGTCGTTACCAGCCTGGCACCATTGCAGAACCTGACGACCGTCGGCGGTGCGGTCATTATCGCCGAAAACCATTCACTTACCTCGCTCGATGGGCTCAACGGGTTACAGAGCGCGGGAATGCTGGAAATTTCGTTCAACGGCTCATTGAGCAACCTTGCCGGATTGGGTGCGCTCGCAACCGTTTCGGGGCCGGTCAGTATTGTCGGTAACGCATCGCTTACCACGCTCACCGCGTTATCGCCCGCATTGAATATCGGCGGCGACCTCACGATCCGCAATAACCCCGTGCTCGCGATCTGCAGCGCCACCGCCATCTGCAACTATCAGCGTAACCACAGTTCATCCACCTATTTGAATGTGTCGGGCAATGCGGGGCTCTGTTCCGATGAAGCTGCCTTATACGAAGCTTGCAACGGTCCATTGCCGGTAATGCTTACGGAATTCGACGCCATGGGCGAGGGACCGGCCGTGCGCCTGCGCTGGGCCACTGCCACGGAAACCAACGCTTCGCATTTCGACATTGAACGAAGCCGCGATGGTCGTACCTGGCACAAGGCCGGGGCCGTGAAAGCAAGAGGCGAAAGCGGAAACAGGGAAGAATATACCTTTACGGACGCTGTCCCTTTTACCGGCGAAAGTCTTTATCGCCTGCGGATGAACGACCGCGACGAAACATTCTCGTATAGCCGCATGCGTAGTGTGTATGTACCTGAAACGAAAGCGCCCGTCTATCCGAACCCTTTTTCGGCCTTACTGTCGTTTTCCGTGAACCACGCGGGGGCTTTCGGTATTGCCGAACTCATCGATGCCCGGGGAAATGTGGTTTATCAAACAGCAGGCATATTACCGGCCTCGATTCCGACCGCCCAATGGCAGCCAGGCACCTATTGGCTGAAACTGGTTGATAAAGACGGGCTTGCCACACAGTTCAGGATAGTGAAAACAAACTGA
- a CDS encoding heparan-alpha-glucosaminide N-acetyltransferase domain-containing protein — MYTATGTLINRIRSIDTVRGLIIIIMALDHVRDFFHIAGATGDPTDLTTTTPALFFTRWITHYCAPSFMMLSGLSAYLSGLNKTPAEKSVFLIKRGFWLILVEIVFMTFAFTFDITYKTLFFAVFWALGGAMIVLGIAVRFASPKTVLILGLALVLGHNLLDYVKLQENTPADILLRIFFTGRGTFLPRPDGGAVIFLYVIFPWAGIMMSGYGLGMLFNRNADPVKRRKLLVLAGLAMTILFVVIRLINGYGDPAPWSTQDSGIKTLMSFMNVTKYPPSLCFIFMTQGPVLILLALTEHTDNAFSRICTVYGRVPFFFFLAHFYLIHLMTLVVVFLSGYTWQQATDDSLFFKFRPNDFGYPLGQTYLIWITIVVAMYGPCKWYGEYKARKRTWWLSYL, encoded by the coding sequence ATGTATACCGCTACCGGCACCCTCATCAACCGCATCCGGTCCATCGACACCGTCCGTGGCCTGATCATCATCATCATGGCCCTCGACCATGTGCGCGACTTCTTTCACATTGCCGGCGCTACCGGCGATCCTACCGATCTGACCACTACCACGCCTGCGTTGTTTTTCACGCGGTGGATCACGCACTATTGCGCACCCAGCTTTATGATGCTCTCGGGGCTGTCGGCCTATTTGTCCGGCCTCAACAAAACTCCGGCGGAGAAGTCGGTATTCCTGATCAAGCGCGGCTTTTGGCTCATTCTGGTTGAAATCGTGTTTATGACCTTCGCATTCACGTTTGACATTACTTATAAAACGCTCTTTTTCGCCGTATTCTGGGCCCTGGGCGGCGCGATGATCGTGCTCGGAATTGCCGTGCGTTTCGCTTCGCCGAAAACCGTCCTGATCCTGGGGCTGGCGTTGGTGCTGGGGCATAACCTGCTGGATTATGTGAAGTTACAGGAAAACACCCCGGCCGATATATTGCTGCGCATATTCTTTACCGGCAGGGGTACATTCCTTCCACGACCGGATGGCGGTGCGGTCATTTTTTTGTATGTGATCTTTCCCTGGGCAGGTATTATGATGTCGGGTTACGGATTGGGAATGCTGTTCAACCGTAATGCTGACCCGGTAAAACGCAGGAAGTTACTCGTCCTGGCGGGCCTTGCGATGACGATCCTTTTTGTGGTTATAAGGCTGATAAATGGCTACGGCGATCCGGCGCCCTGGTCGACTCAGGATAGCGGCATCAAAACGCTCATGTCCTTCATGAACGTCACCAAGTACCCGCCGTCGCTTTGTTTCATTTTCATGACGCAGGGGCCGGTTCTCATCTTGCTAGCCCTGACCGAGCATACAGACAATGCATTCAGCCGCATTTGTACTGTTTATGGCCGGGTGCCGTTCTTCTTTTTCCTCGCGCATTTTTACCTCATCCACCTGATGACCCTGGTGGTTGTATTTCTGTCGGGCTATACCTGGCAACAGGCTACGGACGATAGCTTGTTCTTCAAATTCAGACCCAACGATTTCGGTTATCCGTTGGGGCAGACATACCTGATCTGGATAACGATAGTCGTTGCTATGTACGGACCTTGTAAATGGTATGGCGAGTACAAAGCCCGCAAGCGGACGTGGTGGCTAAGCTATTTGTGA
- a CDS encoding lmo0937 family membrane protein, whose product MGNLLYTIAIILVILWLIGYFGFASFGLGNIIHILLVIAVIAIILRVIRGDRVV is encoded by the coding sequence ATGGGCAATCTCCTTTATACGATAGCGATCATCCTGGTGATCCTATGGCTGATCGGCTATTTCGGCTTTGCGAGTTTTGGATTAGGAAATATCATTCATATTCTGCTGGTGATCGCCGTAATCGCGATCATCCTCCGTGTGATACGTGGCGACAGGGTGGTGTGA
- a CDS encoding SMP-30/gluconolactonase/LRE family protein encodes MKQLLFLFCLIAPFFAGAQVPEEHYPVDPASEEHPGVPKGEVLKFVFDKSRIFPGTWRECWVYVPAQYKPDAPACVYVNQDGIQWKAPTVFDNLIHQKEMPVTIGVFVMHGRLKAANPDAANDRFNRSFEYDGLGDAYARFILEEILPEVERQKTSDGRAIRLSKNGNDRAIGGSSSGAVCAFTAAWERPEAFSRVFSAIGTYVGLRGADRYPTLIRKVEPKPIRIYMQDGANDLNIYAGDWWMANQTMLRALTFAGYEVKHQWGEGGHNGKQGTSLFPDAMRYLWKDWPEPVKQGQSQNALLSALLIPGEGWKKAEDAFPIIGKPTPSSTISLKTLKATSAALSPDRTLVYTVDSTSHWVYSYQIQPNRKLAYRQRFGWLHVSDAENKAAATGIVCDRDGRIYVATNIGVQILDQTGRVNAILPLPDGKATKIAFGGGNFDVLYVEINRKSYGRRLKTCGINPEEAPNKPDAPKL; translated from the coding sequence ATGAAGCAGCTGCTGTTCTTGTTCTGCCTCATTGCTCCGTTCTTCGCTGGTGCCCAGGTTCCGGAAGAGCACTACCCGGTGGACCCGGCATCGGAGGAACATCCAGGCGTTCCGAAGGGCGAAGTTTTGAAATTCGTTTTCGATAAATCCCGAATTTTCCCTGGCACCTGGCGCGAGTGTTGGGTTTATGTGCCCGCGCAATACAAGCCCGATGCGCCTGCATGCGTGTATGTGAACCAGGACGGTATCCAGTGGAAGGCACCTACCGTGTTCGATAACCTCATCCATCAAAAGGAAATGCCGGTGACGATCGGGGTGTTTGTGATGCATGGACGCTTAAAAGCGGCCAATCCCGATGCTGCCAACGACCGGTTCAACCGCAGTTTCGAATACGACGGCCTGGGCGATGCCTACGCGCGGTTTATCCTGGAAGAAATCCTGCCCGAAGTGGAAAGACAAAAAACGAGCGACGGACGGGCAATACGCCTGTCCAAAAACGGTAACGACCGTGCAATAGGAGGGTCCAGCAGTGGGGCTGTCTGTGCATTTACGGCAGCATGGGAGCGCCCGGAGGCATTCTCGCGTGTATTCAGCGCGATCGGCACATATGTGGGTTTACGGGGCGCCGACCGTTATCCGACATTGATCCGGAAAGTCGAGCCGAAGCCGATCCGCATTTACATGCAAGATGGCGCCAATGACCTTAACATTTACGCCGGCGACTGGTGGATGGCCAACCAGACCATGCTGCGCGCGCTCACTTTCGCCGGCTATGAAGTGAAGCATCAATGGGGTGAAGGCGGCCACAATGGCAAACAGGGCACGTCGTTGTTCCCCGATGCGATGCGTTATCTGTGGAAAGACTGGCCGGAACCGGTCAAACAGGGACAGTCTCAGAATGCACTTCTGTCGGCATTGCTGATTCCCGGCGAAGGGTGGAAAAAAGCGGAAGATGCTTTTCCAATTATTGGTAAACCGACACCTTCAAGCACTATTTCTTTGAAAACACTCAAAGCCACCAGCGCGGCCCTTTCGCCTGACCGGACATTGGTTTACACGGTTGACTCGACCTCGCATTGGGTATATTCCTATCAGATCCAACCGAACAGGAAACTAGCGTACAGGCAGCGCTTTGGTTGGCTACATGTATCGGATGCTGAAAATAAAGCAGCGGCAACCGGCATTGTTTGCGACCGCGACGGCCGGATCTACGTAGCTACGAATATCGGTGTACAAATCCTCGATCAGACCGGCCGTGTGAATGCCATTTTGCCGTTGCCGGATGGCAAGGCAACCAAGATTGCTTTTGGCGGAGGCAATTTTGACGTATTATACGTGGAAATCAATCGTAAAAGTTATGGTCGCAGGCTAAAAACCTGCGGAATAAATCCGGAAGAAGCGCCCAACAAGCCGGACGCTCCTAAGTTATGA
- a CDS encoding alpha-amylase family protein — protein MKNRILLLYLLLNASCLLAQNKTDLWWKRNNLRVIQMNLPAYEAATINADSIVADLAACSANTLLINAGGIMAFYPTRLDFHYRNPFLEDNNVLADVIRKCHEKDIRVIVRFDFSRVHESIFKAHPDWCYISPKGERIINTDMYVVSINAPYVQEKAFKIVEEVIDMFPIDGIFLNMPGYQVNNPYEGKYHGIDQNEYDKKRFAEFSGGKALPVEENKADPLFQKYLEFKKVTVEDWSERLHKLVKAKNEQIAICTYSDKFVDIIRHESQSMTTLPYWPYTASDNVGNAVNSFPDHIISNASIQQISFQSRYNAVEPEETRIRLYENIANGSGLDMSMMGDMRGYEDERSYPVFRKVYGFHKKNEAYFGKYKSVAKIAVIAPGAWPSGEPMQEYRGIQLMLREAHIPFDIVEDSQIAHLEQKVKGYKLIIMPEITYLRPDAIRILKEASRQGTNLIATNRTLFDSPETLESLFGAKIEKKDNDGAGNYLVPDDRSIFKSFKGQRMLFWKFNLGLYDFSGADRKLLPVLAKGRPGPPEIIGGARPHRLFCIGYQESSEQ, from the coding sequence ATGAAAAACCGCATTTTACTCCTTTACCTCCTTCTGAACGCAAGCTGCCTTCTGGCGCAAAACAAAACGGACCTTTGGTGGAAAAGAAACAATCTGAGGGTCATTCAAATGAACCTCCCGGCCTACGAAGCCGCGACCATCAATGCCGACTCGATCGTAGCCGATCTCGCTGCCTGCTCCGCGAACACACTGCTGATCAACGCAGGCGGCATTATGGCATTCTACCCTACCAGGTTGGATTTCCACTATCGCAACCCATTTTTGGAGGACAATAATGTACTCGCGGACGTCATCCGGAAGTGCCACGAAAAGGACATCAGGGTAATTGTCCGGTTCGATTTCAGTCGCGTACATGAAAGCATTTTCAAGGCCCATCCCGATTGGTGTTATATTTCACCAAAAGGCGAGCGCATAATCAATACGGATATGTATGTGGTATCTATCAATGCCCCCTACGTGCAGGAAAAGGCTTTCAAAATCGTCGAAGAGGTGATCGATATGTTCCCTATCGACGGTATTTTCCTCAATATGCCGGGCTACCAGGTCAACAACCCGTACGAAGGCAAATATCATGGCATCGACCAGAACGAGTATGACAAAAAACGTTTTGCCGAATTCAGCGGCGGGAAAGCATTGCCGGTGGAAGAGAACAAAGCCGACCCGCTTTTTCAGAAATACCTCGAGTTTAAAAAAGTAACGGTCGAAGACTGGTCGGAACGGTTGCATAAGCTGGTTAAAGCCAAAAACGAGCAGATTGCGATCTGTACCTATTCCGACAAGTTTGTGGACATCATCCGTCACGAGTCGCAGAGCATGACTACCCTGCCCTACTGGCCCTACACGGCGTCGGACAACGTCGGCAATGCCGTCAACTCCTTTCCCGACCACATTATCAGCAATGCAAGCATCCAGCAGATTTCCTTCCAGTCGCGGTACAATGCGGTGGAGCCGGAAGAAACGCGGATCAGGCTATACGAAAACATCGCCAATGGTTCCGGCCTGGATATGAGCATGATGGGCGACATGCGCGGGTATGAAGACGAGCGCAGCTACCCGGTTTTCAGAAAAGTGTACGGCTTTCACAAAAAGAATGAGGCCTATTTCGGCAAATACAAATCCGTGGCGAAGATCGCCGTCATCGCACCGGGCGCGTGGCCAAGCGGCGAACCGATGCAGGAATATCGCGGTATTCAGCTGATGCTCCGCGAGGCGCATATTCCGTTCGACATTGTGGAAGATAGCCAGATTGCCCACCTTGAACAAAAGGTGAAGGGCTACAAGCTGATCATCATGCCGGAGATCACTTACCTCCGTCCGGACGCTATCCGTATTCTGAAAGAAGCCAGTCGCCAGGGTACAAACCTCATTGCCACCAACCGGACGCTATTTGATAGTCCTGAAACCCTGGAATCGCTTTTTGGCGCTAAAATCGAGAAAAAGGACAACGACGGCGCCGGTAACTACCTCGTTCCCGACGACCGGAGCATTTTCAAAAGCTTCAAAGGCCAGCGAATGCTCTTCTGGAAGTTCAATTTGGGACTTTATGACTTTTCCGGTGCCGATCGGAAACTACTGCCCGTCCTGGCAAAAGGCCGCCCGGGCCCACCCGAGATCATAGGGGGGGCACGACCCCACCGGCTATTTTGCATTGGCTATCAAGAATCATCCGAACAGTAA
- a CDS encoding sugar MFS transporter, whose product MSNQSSVGIAHTSPPKFTDKKYLVTLVFVTSLFMAWGIAITMGDVLNKHFQKVLSLSKTQSAFVQFAIFGAYFIMGIPAGLFMKRFGYKKGVLLGLSLFALGAFLFVPAASTASFPFFGIALFILGCGLATLETVAHPFVASLGDQRTSDQRINFAQAFNALGAILGPAIGSFFLFRGHVEGSTDLTSVRNLYIAIGSVIALIALAFSLVKVPALTDPHAADIDPEAVNVDSEPGKTLFQHRHFVWAVIAQFFNVAAQGGTWAFFINYGHEKMGFPDEVAANYMIGFMALMLAGRFVGTFLMRFIAPHTLLAIFAFSNIVMCLIVAQAWGWPSFIALMMLNFFFSIMFPTIFSLGLKNLGPHTQQGSSFIAMGVAGGAFFPFLMGAVAESNVAHAYYLPIICYTVIFLFGFKFYKTH is encoded by the coding sequence ATGAGCAACCAATCGTCTGTCGGCATCGCCCACACGTCCCCACCCAAGTTTACTGATAAAAAATACCTTGTCACACTGGTTTTCGTTACATCGCTTTTTATGGCATGGGGCATTGCTATTACGATGGGCGACGTGCTCAACAAGCACTTTCAAAAGGTACTCAGTCTGAGCAAGACGCAATCCGCATTCGTTCAGTTCGCGATTTTCGGCGCTTACTTTATCATGGGTATCCCGGCGGGTTTGTTCATGAAGCGTTTTGGCTATAAAAAAGGTGTATTGCTAGGATTGTCGCTATTTGCATTGGGAGCGTTCCTGTTCGTACCAGCGGCGAGCACCGCTTCATTCCCTTTCTTCGGTATTGCGCTCTTTATCCTCGGATGCGGTTTGGCAACACTGGAAACCGTTGCGCACCCGTTCGTGGCTTCGTTGGGCGACCAGCGTACCAGCGACCAGCGCATCAACTTCGCACAGGCGTTCAATGCATTGGGTGCCATTCTCGGACCGGCAATCGGCAGTTTTTTTCTGTTCCGCGGCCATGTGGAAGGCAGTACCGACCTAACTTCCGTCAGGAACCTCTATATCGCCATCGGTTCCGTCATTGCTCTGATTGCCCTGGCTTTTTCGTTGGTGAAGGTGCCCGCGTTGACGGACCCGCACGCAGCGGATATTGATCCCGAAGCCGTGAATGTGGATTCGGAACCCGGAAAGACCTTATTCCAGCATCGCCATTTCGTATGGGCGGTGATTGCACAGTTCTTTAATGTGGCGGCGCAGGGCGGGACGTGGGCATTTTTCATCAACTACGGACACGAAAAAATGGGTTTCCCCGATGAGGTGGCGGCCAATTATATGATCGGTTTTATGGCACTGATGCTGGCCGGACGCTTCGTGGGGACTTTCCTGATGCGCTTTATCGCGCCGCATACCTTGCTGGCCATTTTCGCATTCAGCAACATTGTCATGTGTCTGATCGTAGCACAGGCCTGGGGCTGGCCTTCGTTTATCGCGCTGATGATGCTCAACTTCTTTTTCAGCATCATGTTCCCGACCATTTTCAGCCTCGGCCTTAAAAATCTCGGCCCGCACACGCAGCAAGGCTCATCTTTCATCGCAATGGGCGTAGCCGGAGGGGCATTCTTCCCGTTCCTGATGGGTGCCGTGGCCGAAAGTAATGTGGCGCATGCTTACTATCTGCCGATTATCTGCTACACGGTGATCTTTTTGTTTGGTTTTAAGTTTTACAAAACGCACTGA
- a CDS encoding acetylxylan esterase, with product MRYFLPFLVLLSIVSSKNTCAQEGSLALPDPFTFNNGEKVKSVKDWERRRKEILEIMTREMYGVSPDRPKKMHFKVFDLDRNALGGKATRKQVTVRIIREGREARFDLLVYIPNQARRPVPAIIGLNFIGNQAIHSDPGIKLTTAWVENSRMFPCASDGRATDACRGVNASQWAVDSILARGYALVTLYREEVASDRKAHAFQTGVHTLYPALQRREDNFGTVAAWAWALSRGMDYLETDKDIDAKRVAVFGFSRLGKAALWAGATDRRFAAVLSNESGAGGGKLFRRGVGEDINRLCTMFPYWFARNLGKYKGKDTELPFDQHFVVALIAPRPVYLATAGDDKNSDPPGEFATARAADAVYRFLGTNGLPDSPFPALNQPLTGQIGFHIRPGGHDVKMFDWIQILNFSDLHLQK from the coding sequence ATGCGGTATTTCCTTCCGTTTCTGGTACTGCTATCGATAGTTTCGTCCAAAAATACCTGCGCTCAGGAGGGCAGCCTGGCTTTGCCTGATCCATTTACTTTTAACAATGGCGAAAAAGTGAAGTCCGTGAAGGACTGGGAGCGCAGGCGGAAGGAAATTCTTGAAATCATGACCCGCGAGATGTACGGTGTTTCGCCGGACCGTCCGAAAAAGATGCACTTTAAAGTTTTCGACCTGGACAGGAATGCACTGGGCGGCAAAGCGACGCGCAAGCAAGTGACCGTCCGTATTATCCGGGAAGGCAGGGAAGCCCGGTTTGATTTGCTCGTTTACATTCCCAATCAGGCCAGGCGTCCCGTGCCGGCCATTATCGGGCTGAATTTCATCGGGAACCAGGCCATCCATTCCGACCCGGGTATCAAACTGACCACTGCATGGGTGGAAAACAGCCGGATGTTTCCGTGTGCCTCCGACGGAAGGGCCACCGACGCCTGCCGGGGTGTGAATGCCTCGCAGTGGGCGGTGGACAGTATCCTCGCGCGCGGGTATGCGCTCGTGACGCTCTACCGGGAGGAGGTCGCGTCCGACCGGAAGGCGCATGCATTTCAGACCGGTGTGCACACGCTGTACCCCGCGTTGCAGCGACGCGAGGACAATTTCGGCACCGTTGCCGCCTGGGCGTGGGCGTTGAGCCGCGGAATGGATTATCTGGAAACCGATAAGGACATCGATGCGAAGCGGGTGGCGGTCTTCGGCTTTTCGAGATTAGGCAAAGCTGCACTTTGGGCCGGTGCGACGGACAGGCGGTTTGCCGCGGTACTCAGCAACGAGTCGGGCGCGGGCGGCGGCAAATTGTTCAGACGGGGCGTGGGAGAGGATATCAACAGGCTTTGCACGATGTTTCCGTACTGGTTTGCGCGGAACCTGGGCAAGTACAAAGGAAAGGATACGGAATTACCATTTGATCAGCATTTTGTCGTTGCGCTGATCGCCCCACGGCCGGTATATCTGGCAACCGCCGGGGACGACAAGAATTCCGATCCGCCGGGTGAGTTTGCAACCGCCCGGGCCGCGGATGCAGTGTACAGGTTTTTAGGGACGAACGGTTTGCCGGACAGCCCGTTTCCCGCATTGAATCAGCCTCTGACGGGCCAAATCGGCTTTCATATCCGGCCGGGCGGGCACGACGTTAAAATGTTCGACTGGATACAGATTTTAAATTTCTCTGATTTACATTTGCAAAAATAG
- a CDS encoding alpha/beta hydrolase family protein: MKKAFLSLFAFALFILGQVHAAQVDTVEVSSAVMKRNLKVVVVRPAAYGSGKEFPVVYLLHGYSGNHSNWVTKAPRIQQAADQYNMIIVCPDGGFSSWYWDSPVDPQSQFETYVSKELVSYVDKNYKTIKDRKGRGITGLSMGGHGALYLAFRHQDVYGTAGSMSGGVDIRPFPNNWDMAKRLGSYAEQPERWERNTVINMLHLLTPNSLSLIIDCGTEDFFYGVNENLHKQLEYRKIPHDYISRPGAHNWPYWENAVQHQLLFMHNYFNKK, from the coding sequence ATGAAAAAAGCATTTCTATCACTCTTTGCATTTGCCTTGTTTATACTCGGCCAGGTTCATGCGGCGCAGGTCGACACGGTGGAGGTGAGCAGCGCGGTTATGAAGCGGAATCTCAAGGTAGTCGTAGTGCGGCCTGCCGCATATGGCTCGGGCAAGGAGTTTCCGGTCGTGTACCTGCTGCACGGTTATAGCGGCAACCATTCCAACTGGGTCACCAAGGCGCCCCGCATCCAGCAGGCAGCCGACCAGTATAATATGATCATCGTCTGTCCGGACGGCGGTTTCAGCAGTTGGTATTGGGACAGTCCGGTTGACCCGCAATCGCAGTTCGAAACTTATGTTTCCAAAGAACTCGTTTCCTACGTCGATAAAAACTATAAGACCATTAAAGACCGGAAAGGCCGCGGCATTACCGGTTTAAGTATGGGCGGGCATGGCGCATTGTACCTTGCATTCAGGCACCAGGATGTGTACGGGACAGCCGGCAGCATGAGCGGCGGCGTAGATATCCGCCCGTTTCCAAATAACTGGGACATGGCCAAACGCCTGGGTTCCTACGCCGAGCAGCCCGAAAGATGGGAGCGGAACACCGTGATCAACATGCTCCATTTGCTAACTCCCAATAGCCTTTCGCTAATTATCGACTGCGGTACCGAGGACTTCTTCTATGGTGTGAACGAAAATCTTCACAAACAGCTCGAATACCGTAAAATCCCGCACGATTACATTTCCCGGCCTGGTGCTCATAACTGGCCTTACTGGGAGAATGCGGTGCAGCACCAGTTGCTTTTCATGCATAACTATTTCAATAAAAAATAA